The window AACGCGCCAAGCTGTTCCTGATCCCGGAAGAGTACAATCCGCCGCGTGAGCTGTTGGCGACGGAAGAATATCTGCATCTCAATCGTAACCGCGCGCTGACCAACGGCTTTATGCATGCGGTGGTCAACCCATCCTTCAACGCACTGGCGACGGCGTTGGCGACGGCGCGTCACCATCTGCGCGCGACGCTCGATCGCAACCGTGAGGAGCGGGTGAACGAAGCGCTGCAGTTGGGACCGGAGAAGCTGGTGAAGGGCAAACGTCTGGAGCTGCTGAGCGATCCGGTCACGCTGGCTCGTTTGCATCAGCGCGTCTGGCTGTTGCCGGAAGGCGCCGCCTGGCGTGAGCACTATCAGCAGTTGCCGCACAACCCGCTGGCGCACCCTACGGGCCGGCGTTAATCGCTTAACGGCAACGCTCAGACGGGGAATGCGCATGGCGCATTCCCCGTTTTTTTTACCTTTTGCTTACGTGCGCCGACGCCGGTGGATAACGGGAACTGTGATAGACTGCGGCCGATGCGTTGTTCACTCGCGAAACAACCCCTTGCTCAGAGTCAATGTCGTGAAGCTCTCTTCCTACCTTCGGCTGGCCTGCGTGGCGGCCGGTGTGATGGCACTCACCGGCTGCGGCAGCATTATCAGCCGCACCGTGCCCGGCGCCGGGCATGGTCACCAGTATTATCCCGGCGTGCAGTGGGATCTGCGCGATACGCCCTGGCGCTATGTCACGGTGATAGACGTGCCGCTGTCGATGGTGGTGGACACCTTTATGCTGCCGTTTGATGCGCAGCATGGCCCCTACGAGTAATTTCGTTCAGCGGGTGGCGAACACCACCAGCTGATAGCCTTTCTGCCCGCAATGGAAAGGCGCCAGCGCCGTCATCCCCAGCCCTTGCACGTGAGCGGCCAACGAATGCGGATTGTCGTCGTCGATAAACAACGCGCCCAGGTCGTAATCATCGCGGGTGTGCGCTTTGACCGCGGCGTAGAGGCGCTTCAGCACGCCTTTGCCGCGCCAGGCGGCGGCGAGGCAGACGGGGCCGTAGAGAAACACCCGCTGCTCACGCAGCGGCCGTCCGGCGAAGGATTGCGTGGCGAGCGTCGCCAGCATCGCATCCACCACCGGCGGCCGCGGTTGCGCGTCGGCGGGCATCAGGCAAACAAACCCCGCCAGTTGGTTCTCCTGTTCGGCCACCCATATGCCGATGCCGCGGTTGATCGTCGCCAGCTGCACCTCATTCATGCGTGATACGATAAATCCCTGCCGTTTTTGGCTCTCGTCGAGCGCTTCCGGCACGTTTTCCCCCTGTAGCTGCAAAATGGCGGGGTAGTCGGTAGGGCGGGCCCGGCGAATAATCATGCGGCCTCCTTGGCGATGAAAGCGCGGCGCAGGTTAACGTTCATCCCACTCATCGGCTGCGGCCTGGCCTTCTTCGGTATCCAGCGGCGGTTCGAGCTGAAAGTCGCCTTCTTCCCATTCGTACAGGGTGTTTTCATCTATCCACTCGGCGGTAATTTCCACCTCGTCGTAGTCACCGTCGAAGATCGCCTGCGCCGCCGCACCGCTGCGCAGCGTCAGGCATTCCACCGCCTCTCCTTCTTCTTCGAAGAACTCCGCCTGCCACATCGTGTCGCCATCCTGCATCACGTACTTTTGCAGATTGAACTGCTGGGGCACCGGCGGCTCGTCACCGCTGCCGCCTTCGGCGGTGTCGATAAACTCTTCGCGTGCGGCCTCGATGGCTTCTTCCAGGGTTGCATACAGGCTCATGTTCGCCTCCGTTGACAATGAGAGTAAAGCGTCCGGCGCACTGCCGGTGCGGTGGGGGAAACGTCAAAACTAATTGTTGTCTCACTGGCGCAGGATGCAAATTTTTTTGTTGTCCGCTTTGCGACGATGGTTGTCCGCAAAGCGGGAGAAGAGGAGGCGATGGCGGGAAATAATGACGCATCGTTCACTCTGGCGTCAGGAGAAGCCCATGTTAATCGACCCTTCAAGCAAATACCGACCGTTCCCGCCAGTGGCGTTGCCGGACCGCCAATGGCCTGCGCGTACGCTGCGGCAGGCGCCGCGCTGGTGCTCCAGCGATCTGCGCGACGGCAACCAGGCGCTGGCGGAGCCGATGGATAACGCGCGCAAGCGCGAATTCTATCAATTGTTGTTGCAGTGCGGTTTCAAGGAGATCGAGGTGGCTTTCCCTTCGGCGTCGCAAACGGATTTCGATTTTGTACGCGCGCTGATCGACGAGCGGCTGATCCCGGACGACGTCACGATCCAGGTGCTGACGCAGTCGCGCGACGATCTGATCGATCGCACCTTCGAAGCGCTGCAGGGGGCGCCGCGGGCTATCGTGCATCTGTATAACGCCACGGCGCCGATGTTTCGCGATATCGTGTTCCGCCAGGATAAGGCCGCCACCGTGGCGCTGGCGGTGAACGGCGCGCGGCGCATCCGCCGGCAGTGCGAGGCACAGCCCGATACCGCCTGGTGCTTCGAGTATTCGCCGGAAACCTTCTGTTTTACTGAGTTAGAGTTCGCGCTGGAGATCTGCGAAGCGGTGGCGGAGGTTTGGCAGCCGGGGCCGCAGCGGCCGATGATCATCAACCTGCCGGCGACGGTGGAAGTGAGCACGCCCAACGTGTATGCCGATCAGATCGAATGGTTTTGCCGGCACTTCAGCCGTCGCGCCGATGTGGCGATCAGCGTGCATCCGCATAACGATCGCGGCACCGGCGTGGCCTGTGCGGAGCTGGCCTTGCTGGCCGGCGCCGATCGGGTCGAAGGCTGCCTGTTCGGCAACGGAGAGCGCACCGGCAACGTCGATCTGGTCACGCTGGCGTTGAATCTCTATACCCAGGGCGTGGCGCCGGGTCTGGACTTCAGCCGCCTGAAGCAGGTGGTGGAGGTGGTGGAGCAGTGCAATCAGCTGCCGGTGCATCCTCGCCATCCTTATGCCGGCGAGTTGGTGTTTACCGCCTTTTCCGGTTCGCATCAGGATGCGATCAAGAAAGGTTTCGCCGCGCAACGGCAGCGGCAAGATGGCCGCTGGCAGGTGCCATACCTGCCGCTCGATCCCGCCGATGTCGGTTGCAGCTATGAAGCGGTGATCCGGGTCAACAGCCAGTCCGGCAAAAGCGGCGCCGCCTGGTTGTTGGAACAGAATCATGGGTTGGCGTTGCCGCGCGGTTTGCAGATTGATTTCAGCCAAGTGGTGCAGCGCGCGACCGACGGCAGCGGCAAAGAAATGAGCGGCGCGCAGCTGTGGCGTTTATTCCGCGATACTTACGGGCTGGTGGAGCAGCCGCGTTTGCAGCTGTTAAGCTACCAAACGGAAAGCCATGGGGTAGAGGCCTACAGCTTCAACGCGCGAGTTGCCTGCGAGGGAGAGCCACTGCGCCTGCAGGGGGCCGGCAACGGTCTGCTTTCCAGCGCGGTGGATGCGCTGCGTCAGCGCTTCGGCTTGTCGCTGGCGATCGAGGATTATCACGAGCATACGTTGGGACATCAGAGCGATAGCCGAGCGGTGGCCTATATTCGCTGTACGCTGCCGCAAGGTGAGGCGACTTACGGCGTTGGCATCGACGCTGACTCCGCCAGCGCCTCGCTGCAGGCGCTGTTCAACGTCGCCGGGCGCTATCTGGCGCCAACGTCGGCGCAGTCCGGCTGAAATAGTCGCTGGGCGCTACTCCCAGCAGCCGGCGGAACATGGCGCTGAACGCGCTGGGGCTGTCATAGCCGAGATCCAGCGCCACTTCCAACACCGAGCGGCCGGTCGCCAGCGCGTTTAATGCCGCCAGCAAACGGGCGCGTCGCACCCAATCGCTAAAATGCAGCCCGGTTTCTCGCTGGAAGCGCCGCGACAGAGTGCGTCCGCTGACGCTGAGATGAGCGGCAGCCTGTTCCAGCGTCCAGGGTTGCGCCAGCGTGGCCTGGATATGGCGGCACAGGGCGAGCAGCGAGGCTTCGCGAGGTTCCGGCAGGTGCAGCGGCAGAATCGGCAGCATTCGCAACTCATCCAGAATCAGTTCCATCACGCGCTCATCGCGCCCGCCGCTTGGATAGCCGGGCGCAATTTCCATCGCACAGATAATCAACTCGCGCAGCAGCGGGGAAACCTGCACTACCTGGCATTGGGCCGGCAGATCGGCGCGCGCCAACGGATCGACGAACAACGTCCTGGCCGCCACCTGGCCGGTGATACGCAGGCTGTGCACCACTTTCGCCGGCACCCAGACGCCGCGGCCGGGCGGCACCACCCAACTGCCGAGCCGGGTCGTGACCTGCACCACGCCGCTCAGGCTGTGAATCAGCTGCGCGCAGTTATGGTAGTGGTCCGGCTCGCTGTCGCCGTGGCGATAATCTCTGGCTAATGGCCGTACAGGCCGATCGGGCGGCAGAACGTCGTGAAACAACAGCATCGTAAGCAGGCTCCGCGCGGCAAAAGGGGGAGGACAGCATGCCATGCGGCGCTGTTTCACACCAGTCTGTGGCGCGGCACGGCAAAATGGTTTATAAAATTATATTATATAATTTTATAAACTGATGGAGAGGCAATGGATATTGATGCGATGCGCAAGGCGGCGGCGCAGGCCGGTGCGATGCTGCGTACCTTGGGCAACGAAGATCGGCTGCTGTTACTGTGCAGGCTCAGTCAGGGCGAGATGGCGGTGAGCGAGCTGGCGCAGGCGCTGGATATCCGCCAGCCGACGCTGTCCCAACAGCTTGGCGTGCTGCGCGAGGAGGGGTTGGTCTCCACCCGGCGAGCCGGCAAGCAGATTTACTATGCGGTGGCCGATGCCAAAGCGCTGGCGCTGCTCACGACCCTGTATCAACTGTATTGCCCACAGCCGGAGAACCGCGATGACCATTGACTGGCAGCACTTCACGCCGTATTCCGCGTTGGCGGGAGGGGCCATTATCGGCGGCGCGGTAGCGCTGCTGCTGCTGTTCAATGGCCGGATCGCCGGTATCAGCGGCATTACCGGCGGTTTATTGAGCGCGGGAGGCCGGGAGCGGGGCTGGCGCGCCGCATTTATTGGCGGGTTGCTGCTCTCTCCCTGGCTGTATGCTGCCGCTGCGGCGTTGCCGCCCGGTGAGATCTCGGTTGGCAACGGCTGGCTGGCGGCCGCAGGGCTGTTGGTGGGCTTGGGCACTCGATTGGGCAGCGGTTGCACCAGCGGGCACGGCGTGTGCGGCGTCGCGCGGTTGGCGCCGCGTTCACTGGCCGCCACGGCGGTGTTTATGCTGCTGGGCTTTATGACCGTGTGGCTGATGCGCCATACGTTGGGAGGTTGAAAATGCTTAAAACGCTGTTGGCGCTGCTGAGCGGCGTGATTTTCGGTCTGGGGTTAATTATCGCCGGCATGGCCAATCCGGCCAAGGTGTTGGCGTTTCTCGACGTTACCGGCATGTGGGATCCCTCGCTGGCGTTGGTGATGGCAGGGGCGATCGCGGTGGCAGCGCCGGCCTTCCTGTGGGCGCGGCGACGCGAGCGGAGTCTGTTGGGCGAGCCGCTGCAGATCCCGGCCGCCGGGCGTGTGGATCGCCGTTTGCTGGCCGGCAGCGCGCTGTTCGGCATCGGCTGGGGCATCGCGGGCATTTGCCCCGGTCCGGCCTGGGTATTGGCCGGGGCGGAGATACAACGGGTATGGCCGTTCCTGCTGGCGATGCTGGCGGGCATGGCGCTGTATGACGTTATCATGAGGCGGAGGCGTACATGTCGATAGCCAAAGCGGTGTTGCGCATCGGGCGCCCCACCGATCGGTTGCAGGAAATTGCCGCGTTGTATTGCCGCGGGCTGGGTTTCGAAAAACTGGGCGAGTTTGTCGATCATCAGGGGTTCGACGGCATGATGATTGGGCATCCGCAGCATGCCTACCATCTGGAGTTCACGCAGCACCGCGGGGTGCGGGTCGGGCAGGCGCCGACGCAGGATCATCTGCTGGTATTTTATCTGCCGGATGAGAACGAATGGCGGGCCGCGTGTGAGCGGATGCGGGCGGCGGGGTTCTTGGCGGTCGCCGCCTATAATCCCTATTGGGATCGCGCGGGGCAAACCTTTGAAGATCCTGACGGCTACCGGGTGGTCTTGCAACATCAGGCCTGGCAAGCATAAAAAAACCGGCGCATCGAGCGCCGGTTTGCGAGAGAAAAACGGGTTATCCGTCAGACGTTGGTCGCCGGTTTTTGCGCGCTCTTGGACTGGGTATTTTCCAGCATGCGGCGAATCGGCACGATCAGCACGATAAGCACGGCGGCGCAGATCAGCAACGCGACTGAACAGCGAGCGAACAGATTCGGCAGCATATCCAGTTGGTCGGCCTTGACGTGGCCGCCGATCAGACCGGCCGCCAGGTTGCCCAGTGCACTGGCGCAGAACCACAGCCCCATCATTTGCCCGCGCATTCTCTCCGGTGCCAGCAGCGTCATGGTGGCCAGCCCGATCGGGCT of the Serratia marcescens subsp. marcescens ATCC 13880 genome contains:
- a CDS encoding YeeE/YedE family protein, with amino-acid sequence MTIDWQHFTPYSALAGGAIIGGAVALLLLFNGRIAGISGITGGLLSAGGRERGWRAAFIGGLLLSPWLYAAAAALPPGEISVGNGWLAAAGLLVGLGTRLGSGCTSGHGVCGVARLAPRSLAATAVFMLLGFMTVWLMRHTLGG
- a CDS encoding ArsR/SmtB family transcription factor, with translation MDIDAMRKAAAQAGAMLRTLGNEDRLLLLCRLSQGEMAVSELAQALDIRQPTLSQQLGVLREEGLVSTRRAGKQIYYAVADAKALALLTTLYQLYCPQPENRDDH
- the leuA gene encoding 2-isopropylmalate synthase; its protein translation is MLIDPSSKYRPFPPVALPDRQWPARTLRQAPRWCSSDLRDGNQALAEPMDNARKREFYQLLLQCGFKEIEVAFPSASQTDFDFVRALIDERLIPDDVTIQVLTQSRDDLIDRTFEALQGAPRAIVHLYNATAPMFRDIVFRQDKAATVALAVNGARRIRRQCEAQPDTAWCFEYSPETFCFTELEFALEICEAVAEVWQPGPQRPMIINLPATVEVSTPNVYADQIEWFCRHFSRRADVAISVHPHNDRGTGVACAELALLAGADRVEGCLFGNGERTGNVDLVTLALNLYTQGVAPGLDFSRLKQVVEVVEQCNQLPVHPRHPYAGELVFTAFSGSHQDAIKKGFAAQRQRQDGRWQVPYLPLDPADVGCSYEAVIRVNSQSGKSGAAWLLEQNHGLALPRGLQIDFSQVVQRATDGSGKEMSGAQLWRLFRDTYGLVEQPRLQLLSYQTESHGVEAYSFNARVACEGEPLRLQGAGNGLLSSAVDALRQRFGLSLAIEDYHEHTLGHQSDSRAVAYIRCTLPQGEATYGVGIDADSASASLQALFNVAGRYLAPTSAQSG
- a CDS encoding AraC family transcriptional regulator; its protein translation is MLLFHDVLPPDRPVRPLARDYRHGDSEPDHYHNCAQLIHSLSGVVQVTTRLGSWVVPPGRGVWVPAKVVHSLRITGQVAARTLFVDPLARADLPAQCQVVQVSPLLRELIICAMEIAPGYPSGGRDERVMELILDELRMLPILPLHLPEPREASLLALCRHIQATLAQPWTLEQAAAHLSVSGRTLSRRFQRETGLHFSDWVRRARLLAALNALATGRSVLEVALDLGYDSPSAFSAMFRRLLGVAPSDYFSRTAPTLAPDSARRR
- a CDS encoding YceK/YidQ family lipoprotein; translated protein: MALTGCGSIISRTVPGAGHGHQYYPGVQWDLRDTPWRYVTVIDVPLSMVVDTFMLPFDAQHGPYE
- a CDS encoding GNAT family N-acetyltransferase; this encodes MIIRRARPTDYPAILQLQGENVPEALDESQKRQGFIVSRMNEVQLATINRGIGIWVAEQENQLAGFVCLMPADAQPRPPVVDAMLATLATQSFAGRPLREQRVFLYGPVCLAAAWRGKGVLKRLYAAVKAHTRDDYDLGALFIDDDNPHSLAAHVQGLGMTALAPFHCGQKGYQLVVFATR
- a CDS encoding VOC family protein, producing MSIAKAVLRIGRPTDRLQEIAALYCRGLGFEKLGEFVDHQGFDGMMIGHPQHAYHLEFTQHRGVRVGQAPTQDHLLVFYLPDENEWRAACERMRAAGFLAVAAYNPYWDRAGQTFEDPDGYRVVLQHQAWQA
- a CDS encoding MysB family protein — its product is MSLYATLEEAIEAAREEFIDTAEGGSGDEPPVPQQFNLQKYVMQDGDTMWQAEFFEEEGEAVECLTLRSGAAAQAIFDGDYDEVEITAEWIDENTLYEWEEGDFQLEPPLDTEEGQAAADEWDER
- a CDS encoding YeeE/YedE family protein, which codes for MLKTLLALLSGVIFGLGLIIAGMANPAKVLAFLDVTGMWDPSLALVMAGAIAVAAPAFLWARRRERSLLGEPLQIPAAGRVDRRLLAGSALFGIGWGIAGICPGPAWVLAGAEIQRVWPFLLAMLAGMALYDVIMRRRRTCR